A genomic segment from Aegilops tauschii subsp. strangulata cultivar AL8/78 chromosome 1, Aet v6.0, whole genome shotgun sequence encodes:
- the LOC109786800 gene encoding uncharacterized protein, whose amino-acid sequence MKMDQRMIIVSSIMGSLGVLSAILGFSAEGTKLTVWTVYRYRGVCLYPQNPALGLGVCAAIFLIVGQIIFAVVGGCCGCCKSRAIPSETNRVIGVVCAVFSWIAAVVAFGLLVEGAKWNDTGTRYSSGYGGCYVLKDGIFAGGAVLTLVATALGLTSYIMLSTQPAATATATAAATPPLGGAGIAMGQPQFPQPSPAPNAKLPPVPSPAQQLPPLPAHAPGPQMPAASPPSAQGHGPQTPNEQALPELPPKGHEMLARPV is encoded by the exons ATGAAAATGGATCAGAGGATGATCATCGTGTCGTCGATCATGGGTTCTCTAGGGGTGCTGAGCGCCATCCTGGGGTTCTCAGCCGAGGGCACGAAGCTCACT GTTTGGACCGTGTACAGGTATCGAGGGGTGTGCCTGTACCCGCAGAACCCGGCGCTGGGGCTCGGGGTCTGCGCGGCCATCTTCCTCATCGTAGGCCAGATCATCTTCGCGGTCGTCGGCGGCTGCTGCGGCTGCTGCAAGTCCCGCGCCATCCCCTCCGAGACCAACCGGGTCATCGGCGTCGTCTGCGCCGTCTTTTCATG GATCGCGGCGGTGGTCGCCTTCGGGCTGCTGGTGGAAGGCGCCAAGTGGAACGACACCGGGACGCGGTACTCGTCAGGGTACGGTGGGTGCTACGTCCTTAAGGACGGCATCTTCGCCGGCGGCGCCGTGCTCACGCTCGTCGCCACTGCCCTCGGCCTCACCTCCTACATCATGCTCAGCACGCAGCCGGCCGCTactgccaccgccaccgccgccgcgacGCCCCCGTTGGGCGGCGCCGGGATCGCGATGGGACAGCCGCAGTTTCCACAGCCTTCTCCCGCGCCGAACGCGAAGCTCCCTCCTGTCCCTTCTCCGGCACAACAGTTGCCCCCTCTTCCTGCACACGCGCCGGGCCCGCAGATGCCCGCTGCTTCTCCTCCTTCAGCTCAGGGCCATGGACCGCAGACGCCGAACGAGCAGGCGCTGCCTGAGCTGCCTCCCAAAGGACATGAAATGCTCGCACGCCCCGTCTGA
- the LOC109786798 gene encoding LOW QUALITY PROTEIN: uncharacterized protein (The sequence of the model RefSeq protein was modified relative to this genomic sequence to represent the inferred CDS: inserted 1 base in 1 codon) yields the protein MAEHGDGGRCKSLPFPSDIGLHQTNYVRWLPYDIWMPELPLHINEGVRQWTAAQKRSRFDREQWPXKMDQRMIIVCSAVGSLGLLSAILGFSAEGTKLNVWDLVQDGTACYNPQNPAAGLGACAAIFLVIAQITFAAVGGCCGCCKSRAIPSETKRIIGVVCAVSSWILAIIAFGLLVGGAASNAPGGRVEHGLCDEPMDGLFAGGAVLSFVATALGIASYVMLRTQPAAAATPKESEKMPPGAAGIAMGQPQFPQQPSPQGQGYGQAPQPNYPQYSPPPQGQGYGQAPNAQFPPASSPPYGQAPNPHYPPSSGTRLRAAPAAAAVPPCPCARLRSARAEPAVPSSRSWLRSARAGAAVPPCFSASCSVLWGAAHAEPAGPAASQGRRTGVTRAF from the exons ATGGCAGAACATGGTGATGGCGGTCGCTGCAAAAGTCTCCCCTTTCCGAGTGACATAGGCTTGCACCAGACGAACTACGTCAGGTGGTTGCCATATGATATATGGATGCCCGAGCTCCCTCTACATATAAACGAAGGTGTACGCCAGTGGACTGCAGCCCAAAAGAGGTCGAGATTCGATCGAGAGCAGTGGC TGAAAATGGATCAGAGGATGATCATCGTGTGCTCGGCCGTCGGTTCTCTCGGGTTGCTGAGTGCCATCCTGGGGTTCTCAGCCGAGGGCACAAAGCTCAAT GTTTGGGACTTGGTCCAGGATGGAACGGCGTGCTATAACCCGCAGAACCCGGCGGCCGGGCTCGGGGCCTGCGCAGCCATCTTTCTGGTCATAGCCCAGATCACCTTCGCAGCCGTCGGCGGGTGCTGCGGCTGCTGCAAGTCACGCGCCATCCCTTCCGAGACCAAACGGATCATCGGCGTCGTCTGCGCCGTTTCCTCATG GATCTTGGCTATAATCGCGTTCGGGCTACTGGTGGGGGGCGCGGCGTCGAACGCCCCCGGGGGCCGGGTTGAGCACGGGCTGTGCGACGAACCCATGGACGGCCTCTTCGCCGGCGGAGCCGTGCTCTCGTTCGTCGCCACGGCCCTCGGGATCGCCTCCTACGTCATGCTCCGAACGCAGCCGGCCGCCGCAGCCACGCCCAAGGAAAGCGAGAAGAtgccgccgggcgccgccgggATCGCGATGGGGCAGCCGCAGTTCCCGCAGCAGCCTTCTCCCCAGGGGCAGGGGTACGGGCAGGCGCCGCAGCCGAACTACCCGCAGTACTCTCCGCCGCCCCAGGGGCAGGGTTACGGCCAAGCGCCGAACGCTCAGTTCCCTCCTGCCTCTTCTCCTCCATACGGCCAGGCGCCCAACCCGCACTACCCCCCCTCCTCCGGCACAAGGCTACGCGCagcaccagcagcagcagcagttccCCCTTGCCCCTGCGCAAGGCTACGGAGCGCACGCGCCGAACCAGCAGTACCCTCCTCCCGCTCATGGCTACGGAGCGCACGCGCCGGAGCAGCAGTTCCCCCTTGCTTCTCCGCCTCCTGCTCAGTTCTATGGGGGGCCGCACACGCTGAACCAGCAGGCCCCGCCGCCTCCCAAGGGAGACGAACAGGTGTAACGCGCGCCTTCTGA